In a genomic window of Caloenas nicobarica isolate bCalNic1 chromosome 1, bCalNic1.hap1, whole genome shotgun sequence:
- the GPR19 gene encoding probable G-protein coupled receptor 19, whose translation MFAHSMDNSSGPFVLPTLLLLLQNKSYPNTSIPPAGHKMTESPIGPSSSRNHTVLQYELRPGELAAASMVLGALWLVSVFGNSLVCLVIHRSRRTQSTTNYFVVSMACADLLLSVAGAPFVLLQFIYGRWTLGNVMCKLVRYIQYLSPGVQIYVLLSICVDRFYTIVYPLSFKVSREKAKKMILASWLFHALFASPAFFFYSSNSNDHCNFFLPDSWEGAIYSIIHLLVVFLIPSILIILFYQKVIKYIWRIGTGGMTVRRTMNIVPRTKVKTIKMFLMLNSVFLLSWLPFYVVQLWHPQETDYRKSSLVFLAITWISFSSSASKPTLYSVYNANFRRGMKETCCMSAMKCYRSNAYTITTSSRIAKKNHIGIADTPAPVKTVTKDSIYDAFNREAKEKKLAWPIQSNPPNTFV comes from the coding sequence ATGTTTGCCCACAGCATGGATAACAGCAGCGGTCCTTTTGTTCTGCCTACCTTattgctcctgctgcagaacaaGAGCTACCCCAACACCTCCATCCCTCCTGCGGGCCACAAGATGACGGAGTCACCCATAGGACCCAGCTCAAGCAGGAACCACACTGTCTTGCAGTATGAACTGAGGCCGGGGGAACTAGCAGCAGCCAGCATGGTTTTGGGAGCGTTGTGGCTTGTTTCTGTCTTTGGAAACTCCCTCGTGTGCTTAGTGATCCACAGGAGCAGGAGGACACAATCCACCACCAACTATTTTGTTGTCTCCATGGCTTGTGCAGACCTTCTCCTCAGTGTTGCAGGCGCACCCTTCGTGCTGCTGCAGTTTATCTACGGCAGGTGGACGCTGGGGAACGTGATGTGCAAGCTGGTCAGGTACATACAGTACCTCAGCCCTGGAGTCCAGATATACGTGCTCCTCTCTATATGTGTGGATCGATTCTACACTATCGTCTACCCCCTCAGcttcaaagtgtccagggagAAAGCCAAGAAAATGATCCTGGCCTCTTGGCTATTTCACGCTCTCTTTGCATCACCGGCTTTCTTTTTCTACAGCTCCAACAGCAACGACCACTGCAACTTTTTTCTCCCGGATTCTTGGGAAGGAGCCATCTACAGTATCATCCACCTCTTGGTGGTATTTCTCATCCCATCCATCCTCATTATCCTCTTCTACCAGAAGGTCATCAAGTACATTTGGAGAATAGGTACCGGTGGCATGACTGTCAGGAGGACAATGAATATTGTCCCAAGAACAAAGGTGAAAACCATCAAGATGTTCTTAATGTTAAACTCAGTGTTTCTCCTGTCCTGGCTCCCTTTTTATGTGGTACAGCTGTGGCACCCGCAGGAAACAGACTACAGAAAGAGCTCCTTGGTTTTCCTGGCCATCACCTGGATATCCTTCAGTTCTTCAGCCTCTAAGCCAACTCTCTACTCCGTGTACAACGCAAACTTCAGAAGAGGGATGAAAGAAACTTGTTGCATGTCTGCCATGAAATGCTACAGAAGCAATGCATACACCATCACCACCAGTTCCAGGATagccaaaaaaaatcacattgggATTGCAGATACCCCAGCTCCAGTGAAAACTGTCACCAAAGACTCTATCTATGATGCTTTTAATAGAGaagccaaggaaaaaaagcttgcCTGGCCTATTCAGTCCAACCCTCCAAACACATTTGTCTAG
- the CREBL2 gene encoding cAMP-responsive element-binding protein-like 2 isoform X1: MDDSKVVGGKVKKPGKRGRKPAKIDLKAKLERSRQSARECRARKKLRYQYLEELVSSRERAICALREELEMYKQWCMAMDQGKIPSEIKALLTGEEQGKAQQNSAKLAKAGKTEANSSNPW; the protein is encoded by the exons GTGGTTGGAGGCAAGGTGAAGAAACCAGGCAAGCGAGGGCGTAAACCAGCCAAAATAGACTTGAAGGCAAAACTTGAAAGAAGTCGTCAGAGTGCAAGAGAGTGCAGAGCCAGGAAGAAGCTGAGGTACCAGTACCTGGAAGAGCTGGTTTCAAGCAGAGAGCGAGCCATCTGTGCTCTCAGAGAAGAGCTTGAAATG TACAAGCAGTGGTGCATGGCGATGGACCAAGGGAAAATCCCCtctgaaataaaagcactgCTAACTGGAGAGGAGCAaggcaaagcacagcagaactcagccaaacttgccAAGGCTGGGAAGAcagaagcaaacagcagcaatCCCT GGTGA
- the CREBL2 gene encoding cAMP-responsive element-binding protein-like 2 isoform X2 — MDDSKVVGGKVKKPGKRGRKPAKIDLKAKLERSRQSARECRARKKLRYQYLEELVSSRERAICALREELEMYKQWCMAMDQGKIPSEIKALLTGEEQGKAQQNSAKLAKAGKTEANSSNP, encoded by the exons GTGGTTGGAGGCAAGGTGAAGAAACCAGGCAAGCGAGGGCGTAAACCAGCCAAAATAGACTTGAAGGCAAAACTTGAAAGAAGTCGTCAGAGTGCAAGAGAGTGCAGAGCCAGGAAGAAGCTGAGGTACCAGTACCTGGAAGAGCTGGTTTCAAGCAGAGAGCGAGCCATCTGTGCTCTCAGAGAAGAGCTTGAAATG TACAAGCAGTGGTGCATGGCGATGGACCAAGGGAAAATCCCCtctgaaataaaagcactgCTAACTGGAGAGGAGCAaggcaaagcacagcagaactcagccaaacttgccAAGGCTGGGAAGAcagaagcaaacagcagcaatCCCT GA